A part of Citrifermentans bremense genomic DNA contains:
- a CDS encoding M67 family metallopeptidase yields MVEIPKEILDAVVSHAQGGFPLEVCGILGGSGKVVASHYPMTNTDASNDHFMMDPKEQFAVVKALRASGEEMLVIYHSHPESPARPSQEDIRLALTPNVHHLIVSLQERDKPVARAFRIEAGVVEPVELSVI; encoded by the coding sequence ATGGTCGAGATCCCCAAGGAGATACTCGATGCGGTGGTGAGCCACGCGCAGGGCGGCTTTCCGCTGGAAGTCTGCGGCATCCTGGGCGGCAGCGGGAAGGTCGTGGCGAGCCACTACCCGATGACCAACACCGACGCCAGCAACGACCACTTCATGATGGACCCGAAGGAGCAGTTTGCCGTGGTCAAGGCGCTGCGGGCTAGCGGGGAGGAGATGCTGGTGATCTACCACTCACACCCCGAGTCCCCCGCCCGCCCCTCCCAGGAGGACATCAGGCTGGCATTGACCCCCAACGTGCACCACCTGATCGTGTCGCTTCAAGAGCGGGATAAGCCGGTCGCCAGGGCGTTCCGGATCGAGGCAGGCGTGGTCGAGCCGGTGGAGCTGTCGGTGATTTAA
- a CDS encoding HesA/MoeB/ThiF family protein: protein MKLSEEQITRYSRHILLKEVGGKGQKKLLEGRVLIIGAGGLGSPIALYLAAAGVGTIGIADADEVDLSNLQRQVIHTTPDLGKAKVLSAKETMLAINPELTVNTYQTWVSAENIAGMIADYDFVIDGTDNFAAKFLINDACVLAGKPYSHGGILQFDGQTMTVKPGESPCYRCIFPEPPPKDVIPTCSRAGVIGVLPGVLGTLQATEAIKYLLGAGDLLTGRLLTYNALRMRFREVPVKKNARCPICGDHPTITELKDELDAMTVCDLGH, encoded by the coding sequence GTGAAGCTCAGCGAAGAACAGATCACCCGCTATTCCCGGCACATCCTTTTGAAGGAAGTCGGGGGGAAGGGGCAGAAGAAGCTGCTTGAGGGGCGCGTGCTGATCATCGGGGCCGGCGGCCTCGGTTCCCCGATCGCACTGTATCTGGCGGCGGCCGGCGTGGGCACCATCGGCATCGCGGACGCCGACGAGGTGGACCTCTCCAACCTGCAGCGCCAGGTCATCCACACCACGCCGGATCTCGGCAAGGCAAAGGTGCTCTCGGCCAAGGAAACGATGCTGGCGATAAACCCGGAGCTCACGGTGAACACCTACCAGACCTGGGTTTCCGCAGAAAACATCGCCGGCATGATCGCCGACTACGACTTCGTCATCGACGGCACCGACAACTTCGCGGCCAAGTTCCTCATCAACGATGCCTGCGTCCTCGCCGGCAAGCCCTACTCCCACGGGGGCATCCTGCAATTCGACGGGCAGACAATGACGGTAAAACCTGGGGAATCCCCCTGCTACCGCTGCATCTTCCCGGAGCCCCCGCCGAAGGACGTGATACCTACCTGCTCGCGGGCAGGCGTCATCGGGGTCCTTCCCGGCGTCCTCGGCACCCTCCAGGCGACCGAGGCGATCAAGTACCTTTTGGGAGCCGGCGACCTTCTGACCGGGCGCTTGCTCACCTACAACGCGCTCAGGATGCGCTTCAGGGAGGTTCCGGTGAAGAAGAACGCCAGGTGCCCGATCTGCGGCGACCACCCGACCATCACCGAACTGAAGGACGAGCTGGACGCGATGACCGTCTGCGACCTGGGGCACTGA
- the thiS gene encoding sulfur carrier protein ThiS, whose product MNLTVNGKPANIAEENPVPVSQLLELLQVEQREYVTVELNGAILDRGDFDATVKDGDNVEFLYFMGGGR is encoded by the coding sequence ATGAACCTTACAGTCAACGGCAAACCAGCCAACATCGCAGAAGAAAACCCGGTCCCGGTCAGCCAACTGCTTGAACTTCTCCAGGTGGAGCAGCGCGAATACGTCACCGTCGAGCTGAACGGCGCCATCCTCGACCGCGGCGACTTCGACGCAACGGTCAAGGATGGCGACAACGTGGAATTTCTCTATTTCATGGGTGGAGGTAGATAG
- a CDS encoding O-acetylhomoserine aminocarboxypropyltransferase/cysteine synthase family protein yields MKEKEKRLRFNTKLIHGGTSPGPYGATKTPIVQASAFAYDTAEELEDIFRGRAIGQVYTRIGNPTLETLEKRLAAVEEGIAAIVTASGMAAITTAVMAVVRSGDEVLSSSSLFGGTYSLFHDTLANFGICTRFVDPVDLAAVEDGVNDKTRLIFVETIGNPKMDVPDIASFAAVAKKHGIPLMVDATVSTPYLARSKDLGADIIVHSTSKYINGTANSIGGAIIDAGSFNWQNPKFPHFEQFHRKYRSFAFTARVRKLIHKDFGACAAPLNSFLSGEGLETLALRMERHCCNAMEVARFLQAHEKVAWVNYPGLEDSPFHEVAKRQFAGRFGGLLTFGLADRATAFRVINNLRLASNLANIGDTKTLVIHPASTICADYTPEVKALMGVSEEQVRVSVGIEDIEDILEDFAAALETA; encoded by the coding sequence TTGAAAGAGAAAGAGAAAAGGCTGAGATTCAACACCAAACTGATCCACGGCGGGACCTCGCCCGGGCCTTACGGCGCCACCAAGACCCCCATAGTCCAGGCATCCGCCTTCGCCTACGACACGGCGGAAGAACTGGAGGACATCTTCAGGGGGAGAGCCATAGGGCAGGTGTACACCAGGATCGGCAACCCCACTCTGGAGACGTTGGAAAAGAGGCTTGCCGCGGTGGAGGAAGGCATCGCAGCCATCGTCACCGCTTCGGGCATGGCGGCGATTACCACCGCGGTCATGGCCGTGGTGAGAAGCGGCGACGAGGTCCTCTCCTCCTCATCCCTTTTCGGCGGCACCTATTCGCTCTTCCATGACACGCTGGCCAACTTCGGGATCTGCACGCGCTTCGTCGATCCCGTCGACTTGGCCGCGGTCGAAGACGGCGTCAACGACAAAACCCGGCTCATCTTCGTGGAAACCATCGGCAACCCGAAGATGGACGTCCCCGACATCGCTTCGTTCGCAGCCGTAGCGAAAAAGCACGGCATCCCGCTCATGGTAGACGCCACCGTCTCCACACCGTACCTCGCGCGCTCGAAGGACCTTGGGGCTGACATCATCGTCCACTCCACCAGCAAGTACATCAACGGGACCGCCAACTCCATAGGCGGCGCCATCATAGACGCCGGCAGCTTCAACTGGCAGAACCCGAAGTTCCCGCACTTCGAGCAGTTTCACCGCAAATACCGCTCCTTCGCCTTCACGGCACGGGTCCGCAAGCTGATCCACAAGGATTTCGGCGCCTGCGCCGCGCCGCTCAACTCATTCCTTTCGGGCGAGGGGCTGGAGACGCTGGCCCTGCGCATGGAACGGCACTGCTGCAACGCGATGGAAGTGGCCCGGTTCCTTCAGGCGCATGAAAAGGTCGCCTGGGTCAACTACCCCGGCCTCGAGGATTCCCCCTTCCACGAGGTGGCGAAGCGCCAGTTCGCCGGCCGGTTCGGCGGGCTTCTGACCTTCGGGCTTGCGGACAGGGCCACCGCCTTCCGCGTCATCAACAACCTGCGGCTGGCCAGCAACCTCGCCAACATCGGTGACACGAAGACCCTGGTGATCCATCCGGCGAGCACCATCTGCGCCGACTACACCCCGGAGGTCAAGGCGCTCATGGGAGTAAGCGAGGAGCAGGTCCGGGTCTCGGTGGGGATCGAGGACATAGAGGACATCCTCGAGGATTTCGCGGCCGCGCTGGAAACTGCCTGA
- the cysK gene encoding cysteine synthase A, translating to MSRIYLDNSQSIGNTPLVRLNHVTKGAKATVLAKVEGRNPAYSVKCRIGANMIWDAEERGVLKPGVEIVEPTSGNTGIALAYVAAARGYKLTLTMPETMSIERRRVLAALGANLILTPGSAGMKGAVAKAEEIAASDPARYFLPQQFKNPANPAIHEKTTGPEIWADTDGAVDVIVAGVGTGGTISGISRYLKHTKGKQVVSVAVEPKESAVISQKLAGQELKPGPHKIQGIGAGFIPETLDLSVIDRVEQVDSNEALEFAKRLTKEEGLLVGISSGAAVAAAVRLANLQEFAGKTIVVVLPDLAERYLSTALFEES from the coding sequence ATGTCCCGTATCTACCTAGACAACTCCCAGTCCATCGGCAACACGCCGCTCGTGCGGCTGAACCATGTAACCAAGGGGGCCAAGGCGACCGTGCTCGCCAAGGTCGAGGGGCGCAACCCCGCCTACTCGGTGAAGTGCCGCATCGGCGCCAACATGATCTGGGATGCGGAGGAGCGTGGCGTGTTGAAGCCTGGGGTGGAGATCGTCGAGCCTACCAGCGGCAACACCGGCATCGCGCTTGCCTACGTGGCTGCGGCCCGCGGCTACAAGCTGACCCTCACCATGCCCGAGACCATGAGCATCGAACGCCGCAGGGTGCTGGCCGCTTTGGGGGCTAACCTGATCCTCACCCCCGGTTCCGCCGGGATGAAGGGGGCGGTTGCCAAGGCGGAGGAGATCGCCGCTTCCGATCCGGCGCGCTACTTCCTGCCGCAGCAGTTCAAGAACCCGGCGAACCCCGCCATTCACGAGAAGACCACCGGCCCCGAGATCTGGGCCGACACCGACGGCGCCGTCGACGTGATCGTTGCCGGCGTAGGGACCGGCGGGACCATTTCCGGGATCTCCCGCTACCTCAAACACACCAAGGGGAAGCAGGTCGTCTCGGTGGCGGTCGAGCCCAAGGAGAGCGCGGTGATCTCCCAGAAGCTTGCCGGGCAGGAGTTGAAGCCCGGCCCGCACAAGATCCAGGGTATCGGCGCCGGTTTCATCCCCGAAACCCTTGATCTTTCGGTCATCGACCGGGTCGAGCAGGTCGACAGCAACGAGGCCCTCGAGTTCGCCAAGCGCCTCACCAAGGAAGAGGGGCTTTTGGTCGGCATCTCCAGCGGCGCCGCCGTTGCGGCCGCCGTTCGCCTGGCCAACCTGCAGGAGTTCGCCGGCAAGACCATCGTCGTGGTGCTTCCCGACCTCGCCGAGCGCTATCTCTCCACCGCGCTCTTCGAAGAATCCTAA
- the hybB gene encoding Ni/Fe-hydrogenase cytochrome b subunit — MSTDSLRSDPARGPLLTNSFFVLLFLSLAGLFFVGVRFVKGIGAVSNLSDGYPWGIWVAYDVAIGTAVTCGGFAVALLSYIMHRGEYHSLVKSAILTSLFGAFLAASSIVVEIGRPWNAHGVFGPTSWQPSSAFFELALCAAGYLVAEVIEYLPAIVPVLGRGNPTSLRTLLFNFLEARGMVQVLPEKGGAPTALLRRRINQLLILIALAGIVLPTMHQSALGSLMLIAQTKLHPLWHGPFLPLLFLINCIYIGYAIVIFESILACFAQGRPFRSGELASAAALIPWLSAAWLVVRLWDLVHRDQIEAVFHGDFYSIFFLAECFLMTIGSAPLFNRDKRRSPRRLFISASMMLLGGGLYRFNVYLIGFNPGSGWHYFPSFAEVTISAGIVSLEILAYQVLIKLLPPIPEESAGY, encoded by the coding sequence ATGAGCACCGACAGCCTGAGATCGGACCCGGCAAGGGGCCCGCTCCTCACCAACTCCTTTTTCGTCCTTTTGTTTCTGTCGCTTGCGGGCCTTTTCTTCGTCGGGGTCCGCTTCGTCAAAGGTATCGGCGCCGTCTCCAACCTGAGCGACGGCTACCCTTGGGGGATCTGGGTGGCCTACGACGTGGCCATCGGCACCGCTGTCACCTGCGGCGGCTTCGCCGTCGCCCTGTTGAGCTACATCATGCACCGCGGCGAGTACCACTCGCTGGTGAAGTCAGCCATCCTCACCAGCCTCTTCGGCGCCTTCCTTGCCGCCTCCTCCATCGTGGTGGAGATCGGCCGCCCCTGGAACGCGCATGGGGTCTTCGGCCCGACCAGCTGGCAGCCTAGCTCCGCCTTCTTCGAACTCGCCCTTTGTGCCGCGGGGTACCTCGTGGCCGAGGTGATCGAATACCTTCCCGCCATCGTCCCGGTCCTTGGGCGCGGCAACCCGACCTCGCTGCGGACGCTGCTGTTCAATTTCCTGGAGGCGCGCGGGATGGTGCAGGTCTTGCCGGAAAAGGGGGGCGCTCCCACCGCGCTTCTGCGCAGAAGGATCAACCAGCTCCTCATCCTCATCGCGCTGGCGGGGATCGTGCTCCCCACCATGCACCAATCGGCTCTCGGCTCCTTGATGCTCATCGCGCAGACGAAGCTGCACCCTTTGTGGCACGGCCCCTTTTTGCCGCTGCTTTTCCTGATCAACTGCATCTACATCGGCTACGCCATCGTGATCTTCGAGTCGATCCTCGCCTGCTTCGCCCAGGGGCGCCCCTTCAGAAGCGGCGAGCTGGCCTCGGCTGCTGCCCTCATCCCCTGGCTCAGCGCAGCCTGGCTCGTGGTGAGGCTTTGGGACCTGGTGCACCGCGACCAGATAGAGGCGGTGTTCCATGGGGATTTCTACTCCATCTTCTTCCTGGCCGAGTGCTTCTTGATGACCATCGGCTCCGCGCCGCTTTTCAACCGCGACAAGCGCCGATCACCCCGCCGGCTTTTCATCTCGGCGAGCATGATGCTCCTGGGCGGGGGACTCTACCGCTTCAACGTCTACCTGATCGGTTTCAACCCGGGGAGCGGCTGGCATTACTTCCCGTCTTTCGCCGAAGTGACCATCTCCGCCGGGATCGTCTCGCTGGAGATACTCGCCTACCAGGTGCTCATAAAGCTCCTCCCTCCCATTCCCGAAGAGTCCGCTGGGTATTGA
- a CDS encoding thermonuclease family protein, whose protein sequence is MRIACSIIALCSYCLFFLALPVQAQPASPHHVSVLEGLVVGVAEGDRITVNSFGTEIPVRLYGVAAPQIAKVDKFTGWYKPGQPYAEDAFRALSIKVLHQQVKVEIRTTLLSKSESAQIAFAVVYLDGRNINLEMLNEGWAWADRMILSRNDHPRYLTTERIARSKKRGLWAQENPQPPWNFKPQIKIRAKQN, encoded by the coding sequence TTGAGAATCGCCTGCAGCATCATAGCCCTTTGCTCTTACTGCCTGTTTTTTCTGGCCCTGCCGGTACAAGCTCAGCCCGCTTCACCTCATCATGTAAGCGTCCTCGAAGGTCTCGTGGTCGGAGTCGCCGAGGGTGACCGGATCACGGTCAATTCCTTCGGCACCGAGATCCCGGTCCGCCTCTACGGGGTCGCCGCGCCCCAGATCGCCAAGGTGGACAAGTTCACCGGCTGGTACAAGCCTGGGCAGCCTTACGCCGAGGATGCCTTCCGGGCCCTGTCCATCAAGGTCCTGCACCAGCAGGTAAAGGTGGAGATCCGCACCACGCTTCTTTCCAAGAGTGAATCGGCGCAGATCGCCTTCGCCGTGGTTTACCTCGACGGGCGCAACATAAACCTGGAGATGCTGAACGAAGGGTGGGCCTGGGCGGACCGCATGATCCTGAGCAGGAACGACCATCCCCGCTACCTGACTACGGAACGGATCGCCCGCAGCAAAAAACGCGGGCTCTGGGCCCAGGAAAACCCGCAGCCCCCCTGGAATTTCAAGCCGCAGATAAAGATCCGGGCCAAGCAGAACTGA
- a CDS encoding iron-containing alcohol dehydrogenase, with the protein MEISKFVAPEIIFGRGSLSQIGESVVRLGVSKVFMVSDEDVIRAGWVDQSVDYLRAAGLETVIFSSLTTNPKDREVTEGAAKYLASGCDGIVSVGGGSPTDVAKAIAIIASNGGRLQDYEGVNKISVPLPPMVIVPSTAGAGSEVSQFAIIVDTDRKLKMSIISRSLIPDIAIVDPELLKTKDAKLAAATGVDALTHGIESYVSLAATLLTDIHALKAIQLISQNLRRAVAERSDMDANTNMAMASLTAGLAFSNAILGAAHAMTHQVDGLLDQHHGETNASILPHVMRFNLMACPERFRDIAVAMGEDVAGLDLMAAAERSIAAVKALIADIGLAQGLSELGLREEFIPLLSENATKDACLLTNPRSATREQIEEIYRNAM; encoded by the coding sequence ATGGAAATCAGCAAGTTTGTGGCGCCTGAAATCATCTTCGGGCGGGGCTCTTTGAGCCAGATCGGCGAGAGCGTGGTGCGCCTGGGCGTTTCCAAGGTGTTCATGGTCTCCGACGAAGACGTGATCCGGGCGGGGTGGGTGGACCAGTCCGTCGACTACCTGCGCGCCGCAGGGCTGGAGACGGTGATCTTTTCCAGCCTCACCACCAACCCCAAGGACCGCGAGGTCACCGAGGGGGCTGCCAAGTACCTAGCCTCGGGATGCGACGGCATCGTTTCCGTCGGTGGGGGGAGCCCGACCGACGTCGCCAAGGCGATCGCCATCATCGCCTCCAACGGCGGCAGGCTTCAGGACTACGAGGGGGTGAACAAGATCAGCGTGCCGCTTCCCCCCATGGTGATCGTCCCGAGCACCGCAGGCGCCGGCTCAGAGGTGAGCCAGTTCGCCATCATCGTCGACACCGACAGGAAGCTCAAGATGTCCATCATCTCCCGGTCGCTCATACCCGACATCGCCATCGTGGACCCGGAGCTCTTGAAGACCAAGGACGCGAAACTGGCCGCCGCCACAGGGGTCGACGCGCTCACCCACGGCATCGAGTCCTACGTGTCGCTCGCCGCCACCCTTTTGACCGATATCCATGCGCTCAAGGCGATCCAGCTCATCTCGCAAAACCTCAGGCGTGCGGTAGCCGAGCGCAGCGACATGGACGCCAACACCAACATGGCCATGGCGAGCCTCACCGCGGGGCTAGCCTTCTCCAACGCCATCCTGGGCGCGGCCCACGCCATGACGCATCAGGTGGACGGCCTGCTGGACCAGCACCACGGCGAGACCAACGCCTCGATCCTGCCGCACGTGATGCGCTTCAACCTCATGGCTTGCCCTGAGCGCTTCCGGGACATAGCCGTCGCCATGGGGGAGGATGTTGCCGGGCTCGACCTCATGGCCGCGGCCGAGCGCTCCATCGCCGCGGTGAAGGCGCTCATCGCCGACATCGGGCTCGCCCAGGGGCTCTCGGAGCTGGGACTCAGGGAGGAGTTCATCCCGCTTCTGAGCGAAAACGCCACCAAGGATGCCTGCCTGCTCACCAACCCGCGCAGCGCCACCAGGGAGCAGATCGAGGAGATCTACCGCAACGCGATGTGA
- a CDS encoding GAF domain-containing sensor histidine kinase, translated as MKNRGKLLEQLTGVDSSKLNYYVELKKRNQDVLKQNSRLEILQQLTRDMNIDMSIGDIIERAFKKLPEALPCDFLGLAKLSEGKLKLIAVAPREFSTLGFIPKQSVLWDAFRDKGATSYKPADDPLCFAQIAAEHPLTLRSLAAAPLFERSSVNGLLLLGSTLDSAYEGAELNFVQHLADQLAISMQNARLYKQVSRAKKEWEATFKAVTDPIFLVDTDYNVLLHNDRLPPGMAEIWNSSISKKCFARMRGEKEPCRNCPIEEIKETGNPVFQQWNTPQGECLEMSYYPVFNEEKQLSAVTIIMKDVTKKLKMEAQLVQSAKMVALGVMAAGVAHELNSPMTVIIGTAQMLAREMQQGGDPEGAEALSDIINCGLRCKRIIQNLLTFSRQDQVPVTSIDLNAEVERVLDMIQYQINRNQIAIFEHFDRDIPMMNANGPQIQQVLTNFLINARDALTDVEGKEKVIEVSTALRVEGERRFAVLSVADNGVGIAKENLSKIFTPFYTSKEASKGTGLGLSVSLGIAESHNGRIEVDTELGQGSCFSLILPIDQP; from the coding sequence GTGAAGAACAGGGGCAAACTGCTGGAGCAGTTGACGGGGGTCGATTCCTCCAAGCTCAACTACTACGTCGAGCTCAAAAAGAGGAACCAGGACGTGCTGAAGCAAAACAGCCGCCTGGAGATCCTGCAGCAGCTCACGCGCGACATGAACATCGACATGTCCATCGGGGACATCATCGAGAGGGCTTTCAAAAAGCTCCCCGAGGCGCTTCCCTGCGACTTTCTGGGGCTGGCCAAGCTGAGCGAGGGGAAGCTGAAGCTGATCGCCGTCGCCCCCAGGGAGTTTTCCACCCTCGGTTTCATCCCCAAGCAGTCCGTCCTCTGGGACGCGTTCCGCGACAAGGGGGCGACGAGCTACAAGCCAGCCGACGACCCCCTTTGCTTCGCCCAGATCGCGGCCGAACATCCCCTTACCCTGCGCTCGCTTGCCGCGGCCCCGCTTTTCGAGCGCTCCTCGGTCAACGGCCTGTTGCTCTTGGGGAGCACGCTCGACAGCGCCTACGAAGGGGCGGAGCTGAACTTCGTGCAGCACCTGGCCGACCAGCTCGCCATCAGCATGCAGAACGCGCGGCTCTACAAGCAGGTGTCCCGCGCCAAGAAGGAGTGGGAGGCGACCTTCAAGGCGGTCACCGATCCGATCTTCCTGGTCGACACCGACTACAACGTGCTGCTGCATAACGACCGACTTCCCCCCGGTATGGCGGAGATCTGGAACAGCTCCATCAGCAAGAAGTGCTTCGCGAGGATGCGCGGCGAGAAGGAGCCCTGCCGCAACTGCCCCATAGAGGAGATCAAGGAGACCGGCAACCCCGTCTTCCAGCAGTGGAACACCCCGCAGGGGGAGTGCCTGGAGATGTCCTACTACCCGGTCTTCAACGAGGAGAAACAGCTCTCCGCCGTGACCATCATCATGAAGGACGTCACCAAGAAGCTGAAGATGGAGGCCCAGCTGGTGCAGTCGGCCAAGATGGTGGCGCTGGGGGTGATGGCGGCCGGGGTGGCGCACGAGCTTAACAGCCCGATGACGGTCATCATCGGCACGGCGCAGATGCTCGCCAGGGAGATGCAGCAAGGCGGCGATCCCGAGGGGGCCGAGGCCTTGTCGGACATCATCAACTGCGGCCTGCGCTGCAAGAGGATCATCCAGAACCTACTCACCTTCTCGCGCCAGGACCAGGTGCCGGTCACCTCCATCGACCTGAACGCCGAGGTGGAGCGGGTGCTGGACATGATCCAGTACCAGATCAACCGGAACCAGATCGCCATCTTCGAGCATTTCGACCGCGACATACCGATGATGAACGCAAACGGGCCGCAGATCCAGCAGGTGCTGACCAACTTCCTGATCAACGCGCGCGACGCGCTGACGGACGTGGAAGGAAAGGAGAAGGTGATCGAGGTCTCCACGGCGCTGCGCGTCGAGGGGGAGCGGCGCTTTGCCGTGCTGAGCGTCGCCGACAACGGCGTCGGCATCGCCAAGGAGAACCTCTCCAAGATATTCACCCCTTTCTACACCAGCAAGGAAGCCTCCAAGGGGACCGGGCTGGGGCTCTCGGTGAGCCTCGGCATAGCTGAATCGCACAACGGCCGCATCGAGGTCGACACCGAGCTCGGGCAGGGGAGCTGTTTCAGCCTGATCCTCCCCATCGACCAGCCGTAA
- a CDS encoding sigma-54-dependent transcriptional regulator, protein MTDSPTKILIIDDERDVCTFFSRLLSRKGYQVVTAASQPEALSALQAEQFSVALVDLKLPDTDGITLLEIIKSRQPACEVIIMTGYSTVKTAVAAMQLGAYEYLEKPFDDIDQIEQLVGRAAGSGANLLKGDTSHDEWAEVAQGVGFRVGSSPAMKRMVSLAYKVAGKDISVLIQGKTGTGKEVLARFIHAASCRAGQPFIPVNCGALPENLLESELFGHEKGAFTGANQTRRGIFELANNGTLLLDEIGDATPQIQVKLLRVLETGEFMRVGGERPIKTDVRVIAATNVDLEQAIAEKSFREDLFYRLNVVRLEIPSLSARSEDIPLLAEHFVHQLNRELKLAAGTVRMLQGYAWPGNIRELANVMRRAVVICNGDTILPEHLGGTFLAGPTAPERGTVIKAVQQPDRGGMQGALLEQCGAPEELERLDADELNRLLDSLRQAQSNLLGVMRKKKIVPALHALKDSEAETIKEALAQYDGNITEAARALGIARNTLYRKIKELGLPGR, encoded by the coding sequence ATGACGGACTCACCGACGAAAATACTTATCATCGACGACGAGAGGGATGTCTGCACCTTCTTCAGCCGGCTCTTGTCGCGCAAGGGGTATCAGGTGGTCACCGCTGCCAGCCAGCCCGAAGCGCTCTCAGCCCTTCAGGCGGAGCAGTTCAGCGTGGCGCTCGTGGACCTGAAGCTGCCGGATACCGACGGGATAACGCTCCTGGAGATCATCAAGTCGCGCCAGCCCGCCTGCGAGGTCATCATCATGACCGGGTACTCCACGGTGAAGACGGCCGTAGCGGCCATGCAGCTTGGCGCCTACGAGTACCTGGAAAAGCCCTTCGACGACATCGACCAGATCGAGCAGCTGGTGGGGAGGGCCGCAGGTTCCGGCGCGAACCTCCTCAAAGGGGACACCTCCCATGACGAGTGGGCCGAAGTGGCCCAGGGGGTGGGGTTTCGGGTCGGGAGCTCCCCGGCCATGAAGCGGATGGTCTCGCTTGCCTACAAGGTGGCAGGCAAGGACATCAGCGTGTTGATCCAGGGGAAGACCGGCACCGGGAAAGAGGTGCTGGCCCGCTTCATACACGCAGCCTCCTGCCGCGCCGGCCAGCCCTTCATCCCGGTCAACTGCGGCGCCCTTCCCGAGAACCTGTTGGAGAGCGAGCTCTTCGGGCACGAGAAGGGTGCCTTCACCGGGGCCAACCAGACCCGCCGGGGGATCTTCGAGCTCGCCAACAACGGCACGCTCCTTCTGGACGAGATCGGGGACGCGACACCGCAGATCCAGGTCAAGCTCCTGCGCGTCCTTGAGACCGGAGAGTTCATGAGGGTAGGGGGGGAGCGCCCGATCAAGACCGACGTCAGGGTGATAGCCGCGACCAACGTCGACCTGGAGCAGGCCATAGCGGAGAAGAGCTTCCGCGAGGACCTCTTTTACCGCCTGAACGTGGTGCGGCTGGAGATCCCGTCCCTTAGCGCGCGCTCCGAGGATATCCCGCTTCTGGCCGAGCATTTCGTGCATCAGTTGAACCGCGAACTGAAGCTTGCCGCGGGGACCGTCCGGATGCTGCAGGGTTACGCCTGGCCCGGGAACATCCGTGAGCTGGCCAACGTGATGAGGCGGGCTGTGGTGATCTGCAACGGCGACACCATCCTCCCCGAGCACTTAGGTGGCACCTTTCTCGCTGGCCCCACCGCGCCGGAGCGCGGAACCGTAATTAAAGCGGTCCAGCAACCGGACCGCGGCGGGATGCAGGGGGCACTCCTTGAACAGTGCGGCGCGCCGGAGGAGCTGGAGCGGCTGGATGCCGACGAGCTGAACCGGCTTTTGGACTCTCTGCGCCAGGCGCAGTCAAACCTCCTGGGCGTGATGCGCAAGAAGAAGATCGTTCCTGCCCTGCACGCGCTCAAGGATTCGGAGGCCGAGACCATCAAGGAAGCGCTGGCGCAGTACGACGGCAACATCACCGAGGCAGCCAGGGCGCTTGGGATCGCCCGCAACACGCTCTACCGGAAGATCAAGGAGCTGGGGCTCCCTGGAAGGTAG